A single Prevotella sp. E15-22 DNA region contains:
- a CDS encoding polyprenyl synthetase family protein, giving the protein MDYLSLIKQPIAQEFNEFTELFSQSLTYGDGLVSDVLSHIRQRGGKRMRPILMQLIAKNYGGVTKVTQSSAIGLELLHTASLVHDDVVDESEERRGQASVNASYNNKVAVLTGDFILSTALLHVSYTNDRRIIENLAELGRTLASGELLQLQNISNQEISEEIYYDVIRQKTAVLFESCASIGAMSAGATDEEVAQAAEFGRNLGIMFQIRDDIFDYYDSKEIGKPTGNDMAEGKLTLPVIYALNQNPQYESMMTLARKVKAGTINADEIAVLVEFTKECGGIEYAEKRMNDFYLKAQSYIEKAVNDEALRTSLTAYIDYVIKRKK; this is encoded by the coding sequence ATGGACTATTTATCGCTTATCAAACAGCCAATTGCTCAGGAATTCAATGAGTTTACAGAACTTTTCAGTCAGTCGCTGACCTATGGTGACGGACTGGTATCGGATGTGCTTAGTCATATCCGGCAGCGTGGTGGTAAGCGTATGCGTCCTATTCTGATGCAGCTCATCGCCAAGAACTATGGGGGTGTGACCAAAGTGACGCAGAGTTCGGCCATTGGCTTGGAACTGCTCCACACAGCCTCGCTGGTGCACGATGATGTGGTGGACGAGAGCGAGGAGCGTCGCGGTCAGGCTTCTGTGAATGCTTCTTATAATAATAAGGTTGCCGTTCTGACGGGCGATTTTATCCTTTCTACGGCTCTTTTGCACGTGTCATATACCAATGATCGTCGCATCATCGAGAACCTGGCCGAGTTGGGCCGTACACTGGCTTCCGGCGAGCTGTTACAGTTGCAAAACATTAGTAATCAGGAGATTTCCGAGGAGATCTACTATGATGTTATCAGACAGAAAACAGCCGTTTTGTTCGAGTCGTGCGCCTCGATTGGTGCCATGTCGGCAGGGGCTACTGACGAGGAAGTGGCTCAGGCGGCTGAGTTTGGCCGTAACCTGGGTATCATGTTCCAGATACGCGATGACATCTTCGATTATTACGACTCGAAAGAGATAGGAAAACCTACTGGCAATGATATGGCTGAGGGAAAACTGACCTTGCCTGTGATCTATGCACTGAACCAAAATCCTCAGTACGAGTCGATGATGACCTTGGCTCGCAAAGTGAAGGCAGGCACGATTAATGCCGATGAAATCGCTGTTTTGGTAGAGTTTACGAAAGAGTGTGGCGGCATTGAATATGCTGAAAAGCGCATGAATGACTTCTATCTGAAGGCCCAGTCATACATAGAAAAAGCGGTAAACGACGAAGCTCTTCGTACGTCGCTTACCGCCTATATCGATTACGTGATCAAGCGCAAGAAGTAG
- a CDS encoding adenine phosphoribosyltransferase, whose protein sequence is MNNKVLMDNLRCIPDFPKKGINFRDVTTLYKNAECMKIMTDELYELYKDKGITKIVGIESRGFVMAAALAVRLGAGVVLARKPGKLPSTVIKESFSKEYGVDTIEMHIDSINENDVVLIHDDLLATGGTAKAAYKLVQHFHPKKVYMNFIIEITDEGLHGRDEFKDIDLTTLMTI, encoded by the coding sequence ATGAACAACAAAGTATTGATGGACAATCTGCGTTGCATTCCAGATTTCCCCAAAAAAGGCATCAACTTCAGAGACGTGACAACACTCTACAAGAATGCCGAATGCATGAAAATTATGACCGACGAGTTGTACGAGCTTTACAAAGACAAAGGCATCACCAAGATCGTTGGTATTGAAAGTCGTGGTTTTGTGATGGCCGCTGCCCTCGCCGTCCGACTGGGTGCTGGAGTTGTTTTGGCACGCAAGCCTGGCAAACTCCCCTCTACCGTCATCAAGGAGTCGTTCTCTAAGGAATATGGCGTGGATACCATCGAGATGCACATCGATTCTATCAACGAAAACGATGTGGTTCTGATTCACGACGACCTGCTGGCCACTGGCGGCACGGCTAAGGCAGCCTACAAACTCGTACAGCACTTCCACCCCAAGAAGGTGTACATGAACTTCATTATCGAAATCACTGACGAGGGACTGCACGGACGCGACGAGTTTAAGGATATCGACCTGACAACGCTGATGACCATCTGA
- a CDS encoding leucine-rich repeat domain-containing protein, with amino-acid sequence MLNVTRKSGKVILLGIITATALVSCMKDHSDGGGGYITRPYQEDGYYCDGKLFYSMDHSTACVVGSDGGTSSIVIPDAIQINEITYPVGSIKNLGIYQSPGESGQFGPTVNNGLSSIQLGPNVASIQSDTKDDVFYERVVLTPRGEEIYLPPLAISAPLKRRYPIKDVVVRYGNPIYDSRENSNCLIHYASGRVVFGGVAAKVPPAISEIAPCAFVGCESLKKDCTLPNGLVSIGYSAFQNCALSKVVLPQSLEAIGAGAFWGNHLREIAIPAKVSEIGDNAFADNDLLAISVDEANEMFDSRNNCNAVIQTDSNALVIGCDNTVFPNEIRSINTCAFYGCTRLKITSLPDSLESIGDHAFMDCVNIDTLVVPERTKNIGKAAFYGCKKLTYVVLPEDVTVGEGAFRNCNGLTRGTVKVMFHNPDAVDPAVFGFSNPEEKAYRLLVPDEAETLFLESKWRNYFLSIVTYK; translated from the coding sequence ATGCTGAACGTAACAAGAAAGAGTGGCAAAGTAATTCTGCTGGGCATTATAACAGCGACGGCACTGGTGTCGTGCATGAAAGACCACAGTGACGGTGGAGGTGGCTATATCACCCGTCCTTATCAGGAAGATGGCTATTATTGCGATGGAAAACTGTTCTATTCGATGGATCACTCCACGGCTTGCGTAGTGGGGTCGGACGGTGGCACTTCGTCGATTGTGATACCCGATGCTATCCAGATTAACGAGATAACCTATCCTGTGGGCAGTATCAAGAACCTGGGCATCTATCAGTCGCCTGGCGAGAGCGGACAGTTTGGCCCCACGGTCAATAACGGCCTGTCCAGTATACAACTGGGTCCCAATGTGGCCTCTATCCAGTCGGACACCAAGGACGATGTGTTTTATGAGCGCGTGGTACTGACACCACGTGGCGAAGAGATCTATCTGCCACCCCTGGCCATCAGTGCGCCCCTGAAACGCCGCTATCCCATCAAAGACGTCGTTGTGAGATACGGCAACCCCATCTATGATTCTCGCGAGAACAGTAACTGCCTGATTCATTATGCCTCAGGACGCGTGGTGTTTGGCGGCGTGGCTGCAAAGGTGCCCCCTGCCATCAGCGAGATTGCCCCCTGCGCTTTCGTGGGGTGCGAGAGTCTGAAGAAAGACTGCACGTTGCCCAACGGACTGGTCTCGATTGGCTATTCCGCTTTCCAGAACTGCGCGCTGTCGAAGGTCGTTCTTCCACAGTCGTTAGAGGCCATTGGCGCTGGCGCCTTTTGGGGTAACCACCTGCGCGAGATTGCCATTCCTGCCAAGGTGAGTGAGATTGGCGACAATGCCTTCGCCGACAACGACCTCTTGGCCATCAGCGTTGACGAGGCCAACGAGATGTTCGACTCGCGCAACAACTGTAATGCCGTTATCCAGACCGATAGTAATGCGCTGGTGATTGGCTGCGACAACACCGTCTTCCCCAACGAGATCAGGTCTATCAACACGTGCGCCTTCTACGGCTGCACCCGCCTGAAGATCACGAGTCTGCCAGACAGTCTTGAGTCTATTGGCGACCACGCCTTCATGGATTGTGTCAACATCGATACGCTTGTGGTGCCCGAGCGGACGAAAAACATTGGAAAGGCGGCCTTCTATGGCTGTAAAAAACTAACGTATGTTGTTCTGCCTGAGGATGTTACGGTGGGCGAAGGTGCTTTTCGTAACTGTAACGGCCTGACGCGAGGAACGGTGAAGGTGATGTTCCACAATCCTGATGCCGTGGACCCTGCCGTCTTTGGCTTCAGTAATCCTGAGGAAAAGGCCTACCGACTGCTGGTGCCCGACGAGGCCGAGACACTTTTCCTGGAGTCAAAATGGCGCAACTATTTCCTGTCAATCGTGACCTATAAGTAG
- a CDS encoding nucleotide pyrophosphohydrolase — MTIQEAQNTVDEWIKSYGVRYFSELTNMAVLTEEVGELARVISRRYGEQSWKESDPRKADNGKAALGEEMADVLWVLLCLANQTGVDLTEELQKSIDKKTKRDAERHISNPKLKKL, encoded by the coding sequence ATGACAATACAAGAAGCACAAAATACTGTAGATGAATGGATTAAGTCGTACGGCGTGCGCTACTTTTCAGAGCTGACCAACATGGCCGTGCTGACTGAGGAAGTGGGTGAGTTGGCCCGCGTGATCAGTCGGCGCTACGGCGAGCAGTCGTGGAAGGAGTCAGACCCCAGGAAGGCCGATAATGGTAAGGCAGCCCTGGGCGAAGAGATGGCCGACGTGCTGTGGGTATTGCTCTGTCTGGCCAATCAGACAGGTGTTGATCTGACCGAAGAACTGCAGAAATCCATCGATAAAAAGACGAAAAGAGACGCAGAAAGACATATCTCCAACCCCAAATTAAAGAAACTTTAA
- the mnmG gene encoding tRNA uridine-5-carboxymethylaminomethyl(34) synthesis enzyme MnmG, whose product MILKYDVVVVGGGHAGCEAACAAANMGAKTLLVTMDMNKIAQMSCNPAVGGIAKGQIVREIDALGGQMGRVTDATAIQFRMLNVGKGPAVWSPRAQCDRGKFIWEWRRVIDETDNLDVWQDQVDELIVEPSQCAATASQPTKQVVGVRTIWGAEIRAKSVVITAGTFLNGLMHIGRKMVKGGRIAEPAAEHLTESIAQHGIRSARMKTGTPVRIDKRSVDFSKMRQQDGEQRAYRFSYFPGKSGKSGKSGISGQSGMLPQLPCWECYTSPAVHEMLRSGLADSPLYNGQIQSIGPRYCPSIETKLVTFPDREQHLLFLEPEGSETNEMYLNGFSSSLPMDVQIAALRMIPGLEQAKVYRPGYAIEYDFFDPTQLKHTLESKKIEGLFFAGQVNGTTGYEEAAGQGLVAGINAALKCDGNKEFVMHRDESYIGVLIDDLVTKGVDEPYRMFTSRAEYRILLRQDDADARLTERSYEIGLAKKDRFDWWMEKKAKIEEIVEFCKTFPIKAKEINGALEQLGTTPLQFGVKLEDLIARPQLNFNNLMDIIPELREFIDKLPNRKAEISEAAEIRIKYKGYIERERLVADKMHRLENIRIKGHFDYEKLQGLSTECRQKLTAIDPETLAQASRIPGVSPSDINVLLVLMGR is encoded by the coding sequence ATGATACTGAAATATGACGTAGTGGTCGTAGGCGGCGGTCATGCCGGCTGTGAGGCTGCCTGTGCAGCCGCCAACATGGGCGCAAAGACGCTGCTGGTGACGATGGACATGAACAAGATTGCACAGATGTCGTGCAATCCTGCCGTAGGCGGCATTGCCAAAGGACAGATTGTGCGCGAGATTGACGCCCTGGGCGGACAGATGGGACGCGTGACAGACGCCACCGCCATCCAGTTTCGCATGCTGAACGTGGGCAAAGGTCCTGCCGTTTGGAGTCCCCGTGCCCAGTGCGACCGTGGAAAATTCATCTGGGAATGGCGTCGTGTCATCGATGAAACCGATAATCTCGACGTATGGCAAGATCAGGTGGACGAATTAATTGTCGAGCCTTCCCAGTGCGCTGCGACAGCGTCGCAGCCTACAAAGCAAGTGGTGGGCGTGCGCACCATCTGGGGTGCCGAGATTCGCGCCAAGAGCGTGGTGATAACGGCTGGCACCTTCCTCAACGGCTTGATGCACATCGGCCGAAAGATGGTAAAGGGCGGACGCATCGCAGAACCTGCTGCCGAGCACCTCACAGAGAGCATCGCACAGCACGGCATCCGCTCGGCCCGCATGAAGACGGGTACGCCCGTCCGCATCGACAAGCGCAGCGTGGATTTTTCGAAGATGCGCCAGCAGGACGGCGAGCAGCGTGCGTATCGCTTTTCGTATTTCCCCGGAAAATCCGGAAAATCCGGAAAATCCGGAATATCCGGACAATCCGGCATGCTCCCCCAGCTCCCTTGCTGGGAATGCTACACCAGCCCTGCCGTGCACGAGATGCTACGCTCAGGACTGGCAGATTCCCCACTCTACAACGGCCAGATACAGTCCATCGGACCACGCTACTGTCCTTCGATAGAAACGAAGCTCGTGACCTTCCCTGATCGCGAACAACACTTGCTTTTCCTCGAGCCTGAAGGCAGCGAGACCAACGAGATGTATCTCAATGGCTTCTCGTCGTCACTGCCCATGGACGTACAAATCGCTGCCCTCCGAATGATTCCTGGTTTAGAGCAGGCCAAGGTGTATCGCCCCGGCTATGCCATAGAATACGATTTCTTCGACCCTACGCAGTTAAAGCATACGTTGGAATCGAAGAAAATTGAAGGACTCTTCTTTGCTGGTCAGGTGAACGGCACCACAGGCTATGAAGAGGCGGCCGGACAGGGGCTTGTGGCTGGCATCAATGCAGCTCTGAAGTGCGATGGAAACAAGGAATTTGTGATGCATCGCGATGAATCGTATATCGGTGTTTTGATCGACGACCTGGTGACGAAGGGTGTCGACGAGCCTTACCGTATGTTCACCTCGCGTGCCGAATATCGCATTCTGTTGCGTCAGGATGATGCCGACGCACGACTCACAGAACGCTCCTACGAGATTGGATTGGCGAAAAAAGACCGATTCGATTGGTGGATGGAGAAGAAGGCGAAAATCGAAGAAATCGTTGAATTCTGCAAAACATTCCCGATAAAAGCGAAGGAAATTAATGGCGCCCTCGAGCAGTTGGGCACCACCCCACTCCAGTTTGGCGTGAAGTTGGAAGACCTGATTGCGCGTCCGCAGTTGAACTTTAACAATCTGATGGACATTATTCCAGAACTGCGCGAATTCATCGACAAACTGCCCAACAGAAAGGCCGAAATCAGCGAAGCAGCAGAAATTCGTATCAAGTATAAAGGTTACATCGAGCGCGAACGCTTGGTGGCCGACAAGATGCACCGCTTGGAAAACATCCGAATAAAAGGGCACTTTGATTACGAGAAGTTGCAGGGACTTTCCACCGAGTGCCGCCAAAAACTCACGGCCATCGATCCTGAGACACTGGCACAGGCCAGTCGCATTCCTGGCGTTTCGCCCAGCGACATCAACGTACTTTTGGTACTGATGGGGCGCTAA
- the dtd gene encoding D-aminoacyl-tRNA deacylase encodes MRAVIQRVTHASVTINGTVKSAIQQGFLILLGVCDEDTMEDVDWLVKKIANLRVFGDENDVMNRSILDVQGEALVVSQFTLFASYKKGNRPSWFRAGSHEHSIPLYEAFCRDLSEALGKPVGTGEFGADMKVELLNDGPVTICMDTKNKE; translated from the coding sequence ATGCGAGCAGTTATACAACGCGTCACCCACGCCAGCGTCACCATCAACGGCACCGTGAAATCGGCCATCCAGCAGGGTTTTTTGATCCTGTTGGGCGTCTGCGATGAGGACACCATGGAGGACGTGGACTGGCTGGTGAAGAAGATAGCCAATCTGAGGGTGTTTGGCGACGAGAACGACGTGATGAACCGCTCGATCCTGGACGTACAGGGAGAGGCGCTGGTGGTCAGTCAGTTCACGCTCTTTGCCAGTTACAAGAAAGGCAACCGTCCCTCGTGGTTCCGTGCCGGCTCTCACGAGCACTCTATCCCACTCTACGAGGCCTTCTGCCGCGATTTATCAGAGGCTCTGGGTAAACCTGTAGGCACGGGTGAATTCGGCGCTGATATGAAGGTAGAATTGCTTAACGACGGGCCTGTCACTATATGCATGGACACCAAGAACAAGGAGTAA
- a CDS encoding succinate dehydrogenase/fumarate reductase cytochrome b subunit, with amino-acid sequence MWLFNSSIGRKVVMSLTGIALILFLTFHCCMNLVALFSGEAYNTICEMLGANWYAVAATLGLAALAVLHIVYAFILTAQNRKARGNNRYEVATTVNAGKVEWASKNMLVLGIIIALGLILHLFNFWYNMMFAELTGMTVAHSPADGFAFIQDTFSNMTFVVLYIIWLVAIWMHLTHGFWSSLQTLGLSGKTWFCRWKTIGFIYVTLLMLGFLVVVLAFAFGCAPSLCDGSCACGICC; translated from the coding sequence ATGTGGTTATTTAATTCATCAATTGGTAGAAAGGTGGTGATGTCGCTCACTGGCATCGCGCTGATTCTGTTTTTGACGTTCCACTGCTGCATGAACTTGGTTGCGCTGTTCTCGGGCGAGGCTTACAACACTATTTGTGAGATGCTCGGCGCCAACTGGTATGCCGTAGCGGCAACTTTGGGACTGGCAGCTTTGGCTGTGCTTCACATCGTGTATGCTTTCATTCTGACTGCTCAGAACCGCAAGGCTCGTGGTAACAATCGCTACGAGGTGGCTACAACGGTGAACGCCGGCAAGGTGGAGTGGGCATCAAAGAACATGCTCGTGCTGGGTATCATCATCGCATTGGGTCTGATCCTGCACCTGTTCAACTTCTGGTACAACATGATGTTTGCCGAGCTGACTGGTATGACTGTGGCTCACAGTCCCGCTGATGGCTTCGCCTTCATTCAGGACACCTTCAGCAACATGACCTTCGTGGTGCTCTACATCATCTGGCTCGTGGCTATCTGGATGCACCTGACTCACGGCTTCTGGAGCTCTCTGCAGACCCTGGGCCTCAGTGGCAAGACTTGGTTCTGCCGTTGGAAGACCATCGGCTTCATCTACGTTACCCTGCTCATGCTGGGCTTCCTCGTAGTGGTATTGGCTTTCGCATTCGGTTGCGCTCCTTCACTCTGTGACGGCAGCTGCGCCTGCGGAATTTGCTGCTAA
- the uvrC gene encoding excinuclease ABC subunit UvrC has translation MTKEENEKRLAYLKSIVARLPEKPGSYQFYDDEHTIIYVGKAKSLKSRVSSYFHTEVDRFKTKVLVSKIHDISYTVVNTEEDALLLENSLIKKYNPRYNVLLKDGKTYPSICITNEPFPRIFKTRTINKKWGTYYGPYSHAASMYAVLDLINKLYKPRTCRQPMTKEGVKAGKYQTCLEYHIKNCLGPCVARQSFEDYQKNIAQAREILKGNTRQILRDMRAEMEQLAEELRFEEAEEVKRKYLLIDSFVSKSEVVSHTIDNVDVFSITNDEKVAYVNYIHVSNGSINQSFTFEYKKRLNETEQELLQLGIIEMRERFNSHSKEIVVPFEPDMELENVVFTVPQRGDKKTLLDLSLMNGKQYKFDRLKQAEKLNPEQKQVRLMKELQEKLGLPKLPYQIECFDNSNISGTDAVAACVVFKSMKPSKKDYKKYNIKTVVGPDDYASMKEVVHRRYSRLLEEEQPLPDLIIADGGKGQMGVIREVIQDELNLDIPIAGLAKNDRHRTNELLYGFPPMSVQLKTDSELFHVLTQIQDEVHRFAITFHREKRSKRALESELDSIKGIGPKTRDGLLNALKSVKKISEANLDTLTDLIGAAKAQIVYDYFHPENTTGES, from the coding sequence ATGACAAAGGAAGAGAACGAGAAGCGCTTGGCGTATTTAAAAAGCATCGTGGCACGACTACCAGAAAAACCTGGCAGTTACCAGTTTTATGACGATGAGCACACCATCATATACGTGGGTAAGGCTAAGAGTCTGAAATCGCGCGTCTCGTCCTACTTCCACACCGAAGTGGACCGTTTTAAGACCAAAGTACTGGTATCTAAGATCCACGACATCAGTTATACGGTGGTGAATACGGAGGAAGACGCCCTTCTATTGGAAAATTCGCTCATCAAGAAGTACAATCCACGGTATAACGTGCTTTTGAAGGACGGTAAGACCTACCCCAGCATTTGTATCACTAACGAACCCTTCCCACGCATCTTCAAAACGCGCACCATCAACAAGAAATGGGGCACCTACTACGGCCCCTACTCTCACGCTGCGTCTATGTATGCCGTTCTGGACCTCATCAACAAGCTCTATAAGCCCAGAACGTGTCGTCAGCCCATGACAAAGGAGGGCGTTAAGGCAGGCAAATACCAGACGTGCCTGGAGTATCATATCAAGAACTGCTTAGGCCCTTGTGTGGCGCGCCAGAGCTTCGAGGACTATCAGAAAAACATTGCGCAGGCACGCGAGATTCTAAAGGGAAACACGCGCCAGATCCTGCGCGACATGCGTGCCGAGATGGAGCAGTTGGCCGAGGAACTGCGCTTTGAAGAGGCCGAGGAGGTGAAGCGCAAATACCTGTTGATAGACTCGTTCGTGAGTAAGAGCGAGGTGGTGAGCCATACTATCGACAACGTGGACGTTTTCTCGATTACCAACGACGAGAAAGTGGCCTACGTGAACTATATCCACGTGTCGAATGGCTCTATTAATCAGAGCTTTACGTTCGAATACAAGAAGCGTCTGAACGAGACGGAACAGGAGCTGTTGCAGTTGGGCATCATCGAGATGCGCGAGCGTTTTAACAGTCATTCCAAGGAGATTGTGGTACCTTTCGAACCTGATATGGAACTGGAAAACGTGGTGTTCACAGTGCCCCAGCGAGGCGACAAGAAGACCCTCCTCGACCTGTCGTTGATGAACGGCAAGCAGTATAAGTTCGATCGTCTGAAACAGGCCGAAAAATTGAATCCTGAGCAAAAGCAGGTACGCCTGATGAAGGAGTTGCAGGAGAAGCTGGGACTACCCAAACTGCCCTATCAGATAGAGTGCTTCGACAACTCAAATATCTCTGGTACGGACGCCGTGGCCGCCTGCGTGGTCTTCAAGAGTATGAAGCCCAGTAAGAAGGACTACAAGAAATACAATATCAAGACGGTGGTGGGACCCGACGATTATGCGTCGATGAAGGAGGTGGTTCACCGTCGTTACAGTCGACTCCTAGAAGAGGAACAACCCCTACCCGACCTCATCATTGCCGACGGTGGCAAAGGTCAGATGGGTGTCATCCGCGAGGTGATCCAGGACGAGTTGAACCTGGACATCCCCATCGCCGGTCTGGCCAAGAACGACCGCCACCGTACCAACGAACTGCTCTACGGCTTCCCACCCATGTCGGTGCAGCTGAAGACCGACTCAGAACTCTTCCACGTGCTCACCCAGATTCAGGACGAGGTGCATCGCTTCGCCATCACATTCCATCGAGAGAAGCGTTCTAAGCGCGCTTTAGAGTCGGAGCTTGATAGTATCAAGGGAATCGGCCCAAAAACGCGTGACGGGCTTCTAAATGCCCTTAAATCGGTTAAAAAGATTAGTGAGGCCAACCTCGACACGCTCACCGACCTCATTGGAGCCGCAAAAGCCCAAATCGTCTACGACTATTTCCACCCTGAAAACACAACCGGCGAATCTTAA
- the deoC gene encoding deoxyribose-phosphate aldolase, whose translation MAETSKIEQVLSKYNLDITDEEVKEAVKKIIAEKVHENDTPEVKKFLMGSVELTTLKTTDSDTSVLAFTEKVNQFEEAYPNLPHVATICVYPKFAKIVSETLEVEGVEVACVSGSFPSSQSLIEVKTVETSLAIKDGATEIDIVMPVGQFLEGDYETVVDEIQQQKEACGEHDMKVILETGCLKTAKNIKIASILSMYAGGDYIKTSTGKLEPAATPEAAYVMCQAIKEYYEQTGVQIGFKPAGGLNSVMDALIYYTIVKEVLGEKWLTNKWFRMGTSRLANLLLSEVVGEEVKFF comes from the coding sequence ATGGCAGAAACGAGTAAGATTGAGCAGGTGCTCAGCAAGTACAACCTCGACATCACCGACGAGGAAGTGAAGGAAGCAGTGAAGAAGATCATTGCCGAGAAAGTGCACGAGAACGACACCCCCGAGGTGAAGAAATTCCTGATGGGCAGCGTGGAACTCACCACCCTGAAGACAACTGATAGCGATACCTCAGTGCTGGCTTTCACCGAGAAGGTCAACCAGTTTGAAGAGGCCTACCCCAACCTACCACACGTAGCTACCATCTGCGTGTATCCTAAGTTCGCCAAGATTGTAAGCGAGACCCTCGAGGTGGAAGGTGTAGAAGTGGCCTGTGTATCGGGCAGTTTCCCCTCTTCTCAGAGTCTGATTGAGGTGAAGACCGTAGAGACCTCACTGGCCATCAAAGACGGCGCCACAGAGATTGATATCGTGATGCCTGTGGGACAGTTCCTGGAGGGCGACTACGAGACCGTGGTCGACGAGATTCAGCAACAGAAGGAAGCCTGCGGCGAGCACGATATGAAGGTGATTCTGGAGACCGGTTGCCTGAAGACCGCCAAGAACATCAAGATTGCCTCTATCCTGTCGATGTATGCCGGTGGCGACTATATCAAGACCTCTACGGGTAAGCTCGAGCCAGCAGCTACACCCGAGGCAGCCTACGTGATGTGTCAGGCCATCAAGGAGTACTACGAGCAGACGGGCGTTCAGATTGGTTTCAAGCCCGCTGGAGGTCTGAACAGCGTGATGGACGCCCTGATCTATTACACCATCGTGAAAGAGGTTCTGGGCGAGAAGTGGCTCACCAACAAGTGGTTCCGCATGGGCACATCACGACTGGCCAACCTGCTGTTGAGCGAGGTGGTCGGTGAGGAAGTGAAGTTCTTCTAA